In Spea bombifrons isolate aSpeBom1 chromosome 9, aSpeBom1.2.pri, whole genome shotgun sequence, the genomic stretch ATTTTATTGGACTTTCAAGAACCCAATCCAGCATGACCTTGCTTTAGCTTGTGATGGGGAACTCAAGTTGAGCCTGGTGATTTCTTTGGATCTTTTGTTGGTTTATAGAAGAGCCCATTCCTTCATCTAGAGAGTCTGCAGAACAGAACATACATCCATACCTTCTGCATCAGAACACTGGCCTTTACAGGACTTTGCATCTCTCTGATCCCGGGCGGTGCTTTTGTCATCTGATGGTTTCAGGTCCTCCGGTGGCCAACGCAGTTCTCCACTCTCAACGTCTCCAGATTCCGTCGGCTCTACAACTATCGAAGGCAATCTCTTTGTCAGCTTGGGGTGTTTCTCATGTGAATCTGGAAAAATCTAAGGCAATGTCGAATTTGGGTAAATTATTCTGTATTCTACATTCCACTACAgacgtttttgccaaaaaagatgataaaatgGACACCAAAAGTGGTTCTTTTTAATTGGTGAAATCCATATTTGAATTCTCATGTGTTACAATTCATTTAGTACACATATATAGCAAACACGTGGGCAAGGAGGTTCCTTAACCCAAGATATAAAGATGAATGAAGTCTTATACCTGAACGGCGTGTCCTTCTGCTCCGGACGGTGGAGCCAATGTAAATTCTTCCATTGCCGGCTCACACTTGTTCATCACTTCTGTCATACTGGGAAAAGATCGACCAAGTTAATCGGATTAATCAGAGTTATCACCGCTGGAATAATGGCGTCAGAAAAGTTTGATTATTATTAAACGGTATTATGAAATCGAATCCTCTAGTTAGAGCCAATAACGTAAATGCTCTGTAACACGTACTAATGCTTTATAAGGGAATGTGTCCGTCTGGCTGCCTGAactttaatttaaccccttaatgacaaagcccgtacatgctttcaatgggttttggcactgcccattgtccttaaggggttaaagactttgaaatacattaaaagaaaaaaaaatgtatgtgttttgtatttCCAGGCGGTCATCCATGAAAcggtagtttttttaaaatgtgtttgagaAATCAGCTCTTGTCACATAATAACATTTTAGTATATACTCTAAGCTGAGTTTATAACCGCTGCTGGGCTATAATCCGATGAAATGTATCATTAGAGCAGTTATGTGGCTACTCTACCCTCAATCAAAGCTCCTTTCAACCTTCCGTGGGTGTCTAATGCAAGACTATGTGACGTCCTCTAACTGTGTGTATAACAGGTTGTTTAAGTCTTTCCCCCGGTCTGGagacatttttaaggacacaCCGATGCTGCCATAGACTATATGCTTATGACTAAACAAAAGGGATGAGTAATCATAGAATAAGTCTCCGAAAACGAGAAGAAATCTCCAGAAACGAGCAGAAAGCTAGACTTTCCTCCTGGGAAGAACCTGAGGTTATCGCATCACAGTCTCATCGGATACATCGCCGATCTTCTCGCTCACCAGAAGCCTACATTTTTGTGGCACCCTCAGTGCCTTGGGGCATCTAAATCATCGTGTAAAGCAAAAGTACCCCAGGTTAGAAGTTTACCGTAACCCCACCACTACTCAACTCAGTTTAGAACTTGGAAATTGCATGGCGTCCACCAATCTTGAAGAATCCATGGGAAATTGTTGTTGGAAACAGGTTTTGTGAGTCTCTCTGAAGGTCTGAGCTCACACTCATTTCCGATGAAGGTACAAGGACTGTCCCGAATTTTGCAAGAGACATGGAGAAAACCATTTTTAGGAGGTTTCATGTGTAATGGAAGGTGAAAGCCTTCCAAAGTGAGACAAAGCGAGTATTTCTTCCCCATTTCATCGGCCTCTGTTGCCCGTAGAAAGAAAGCCCTTGTATATGAGGAAAAGTGTCTACAGTCTATGGAAAAACGAGTCAATGTCTGTATAGTCCATTGGtagatgatatataatatatcatatataatataatataaggaaCAGAACACGCTCTTATTTTTGAGGATTTATATCGTATTTTCTTCAGATGAGCCAATTAGtcaacaatttttttcttattgggtTTGTGCTTATACACTGTGGGATTCTCCTTACTTCACGCATGCGCATTACTGTTTGGCTAATGGATGAGCATTATGGGCCGTTATCATTAATTAAACAACTAATACAACTTTAGTAACATCAAGGACTAGAGCAGCCGGGGTTGACTGCTCTATAATCAGAAGCCAACATTTCAATCTGAGATGTTTTATCATCACCATAAAAATAGATGGAAACcataaagttaaatatatatatatttttaaataagatattttttctaTAGAACTGCTCATGGAGGTTGctatagttacataggcttCCTTAAGCTAGaggaagttgttttttttttttttcacgtttaTGCCTTATCTATTTATAAATTCTCACAGCTGCAAAATTGTAAGAAAAAGTAcgtttttttacacaattttatGAATTTTGTTGTTTGGAACGTAAGAATGAAGACTTTTGAAACGTGTGCTTCTCAGATGTGGGTTGAGTCAGAAAGATTATCATCAGTTCAAATAAGACTCAAGTCTCTTGTGCTATTCATCAAGAAATCACACATTATAGTAACtcattaataacattaattaaCAGGACGGAGTTTGGCCAGAACTTTAATTCTGAAATATCTTAAAATGTGTAACCGTATGGTTTGGTTATAAACAGACTCTAGAACATTGGGCAAAGAAGCTTCAAAGATCTAACACGTTATCCTTTCCCTAAATGGCGGATACAGAAACCTT encodes the following:
- the LBHD2 gene encoding LBH domain-containing protein 2; protein product: MTEVMNKCEPAMEEFTLAPPSGAEGHAVQIFPDSHEKHPKLTKRLPSIVVEPTESGDVESGELRWPPEDLKPSDDKSTARDQRDAKSCKGQCSDAEGASYSSQEEERGSNN